The Methanocella sp. genome includes a window with the following:
- the fdhD gene encoding formate dehydrogenase accessory sulfurtransferase FdhD, whose translation MMEKEKEHDAVLRDITASYHAVGIDRDTAHGIDAEVCVEDSVNLLINGTRVASLTITPADLEAFARGYLVCEGLIRSVKDIRSIDVQWPNVDVSVPSFGGEDADLWVEIRSSGCVGVKASWSGLEEPIASKLSVSKDTIFYSLGFINELASNWKKTGGMHCTIIFDAAGGIVSYAEDIGRHNSMDKAVGKALIQGRDLSRCFIVCTGRMAGGMVAKAYRAGVPILISNTAPFSTGIDLARQLNMTLVCFARPPRMLVYSGKERISGISYSG comes from the coding sequence CGGCGCACGGCATCGATGCGGAAGTGTGCGTCGAGGACAGCGTCAACCTGCTCATCAACGGCACACGCGTCGCCAGCCTGACGATCACGCCCGCCGACCTGGAGGCGTTCGCCCGCGGGTATCTCGTATGTGAAGGCCTGATCAGATCCGTTAAAGATATCCGAAGTATCGACGTCCAGTGGCCGAACGTGGACGTTTCCGTGCCTTCCTTCGGCGGCGAGGATGCCGACCTGTGGGTGGAGATCCGGAGCTCCGGCTGTGTGGGCGTAAAGGCGTCCTGGAGCGGGCTGGAGGAGCCGATAGCGTCGAAGCTCTCTGTGAGCAAGGATACGATCTTTTATTCTTTGGGGTTCATAAACGAGCTTGCCAGCAACTGGAAAAAGACCGGCGGCATGCACTGTACGATCATCTTTGATGCGGCAGGAGGCATCGTTTCATATGCCGAGGACATCGGCCGCCACAACTCGATGGATAAGGCTGTAGGCAAGGCCCTCATTCAGGGGCGGGACCTTTCCCGGTGCTTTATCGTCTGCACGGGCCGCATGGCCGGAGGCATGGTGGCAAAGGCATATAGGGCCGGCGTTCCGATCCTGATTAGTAATACCGCCCCATTCTCGACGGGAATAGACCTGGCCAGGCAGCTGAACATGACGCTGGTCTGCTTCGCCCGGCCGCCCAGGATGCTCGTGTACAGCGGGAAGGAGCGCATCAGCGGCATTAGCTATAGCGGGTGA